CCTTTCCGCTCTCGCTCGGATCATGCGGGATCGCGTCGGTGCCGTAGAACGCGTCGTACAGCGAACCCCAGCGCGCGTTGGCCGCGTTCAGCGCGTAGCGGGCGTTGGTCAGCGGCACCACCAGCTGCGGGCCGCAGATCTTGCCGATCTCCTCATCGACATTTGATGTCTCGACCTTGTGGGTCGCGGGCTCGGGCAGCAGGTAGCCGATGTCCTTGAGGAACGCGGTGTAGGCATTGATGTCGAACGCCTTGCCCTTGTTGGCACGATGCCAGTCGTCGATCTTGGCCTGCAGCGTGTCGCGGACCGCGAGCAGCTCGCGATTCTTCGGGCCGAGCTTCTGGATGATGGCGGCGAGTCCTGCCCAGAACGCGTCCGGCGCGATCCCGGTTTTCGGTGTCGCCTCCTTGGCGATGAAATCGAACAGGACAGGGGCGATCTTCAATCCATGGGCATCGACACGAGTCATGATGGGCTTTCTCAAAGAAATGGGGCGTTTAGGGGCTGTTTTCAGAAGAAATCAGCAAAAAACGCGCCAAAGGGCCGCGTTCACGGCTCTTTTAGCCCTAAAGCCACGGTTCTGAGAAGGCCCCCTTTTCCCCAGCGCCGCACCGGCAGCCGCGCTGAATTCTCAAAGGCGGATCCCGTCTCGGAAGGGCGCGGGTCATGACGTCCTGGTTCGCACCTTGGTGGCGATCAGCAGTGCAGCGAGCACCAGCGGAACAGCGCCCGCCACGAATACGGCTGGCGCGCCCATCAGATCGAGCACAACCCCGCCGCCCGCCGCGCCCATGGTGATGCCGAGGAAGATCGAGGCCACGGTCAATCCGGTGCCGCTTTCGGTCTCGTCGGGCACCATGCGGGTGATCCAGGTCGTCGTCGCGACCGGTACGCCGCTAAAGGCGAATCCCCAGAGTGCGACCAGCGCCAGTGCGGGAATGACGTCCTTGCCATAGACCGAGAGCAACAGGCCGAGCACGCTGATCGCCAGCGGCATCGCGATCAGCGTGAGCTTCAGTTTGCGCTCGGCCATCAGCCCACTGGCGAAGGAGCCGATATAGTTGGCGACGCCGAAGGCAAGCAAGGTCGCCGCCACGCCGGCAGCGCCGAGTCCGGTCACGCTTTCGAGGAAGGGACGGATGTAGCCGAAATAGCCGAAATGTCCGGTGAAGACCAAGGTTGCCGCCAGGATGCCGGCACCGATCCCCGGTCGTGTCAGGATGTCGATCAGGGTGTCGAGCCCGGCTTCTCCCTTCGGGGCCAAACGCGGCAGCGCGAGCGCCTGGACGACGAACACCGCTGCGCCCAATGCCGTCGCCAGCAGGAACACGATGCGCCAGCTCGCCACCTCGCCGAGATAGCTGCCGAGCGGAACGGCAATGATCATCGCGGCGGGAATACCACTCATCACGATCGACAACGCCCGTGCAACCAGCGACGGCGGCACCAGCCTGATCGTCGTCGCTGCCGCCATCGCCCAGAAGCCGCCGATGGCGAGGCCGAGCACGATCCGTGCCGCGAGGAGGAACGTGATGCTCGGCGCCAGCGCCACCAGCAGGTTGGAGATCACCAGCAGAATCGAGAAACTGAGCAGCACCGGCTTGCGATTGAAGCTGCGCGTCAGTCTCGGCGTGAACAGCGCGCCGACCAGGCCGGCCAGCGAGGTCGCCGTCACCGCCTGACCGGCGAGGCCCGGACTGACACCGAGGTCGCGTGCCATCGGCGTCAGCACGCCCGACGGCAGGAACTCCGCCGTCAGCAGTGCGGTGACGCCCAGCATCATGGCAACGACGGCGCCCCAGGCGGGCTTTTCCGGTGAGGCCGGCGTGTCACCAACCCTAAGAGCGATGTCGCCTGGCACCAGCGCAACGGCATCGGCCTGCGCCAGGGCGGGGTCCAGTTCTTGATCCATGGGCCGAAACTTCCATCTATGTTGCACCGCCGTAGACATAGGCTGGAGGTTTTGGACAATCTATGCCATAAACACTCCAATGTTTGATCGTTCGTCCAGATCATCCGCCGCCGATACGCCCGACGCCGCCGTCGATCTGGTGAGCGAGTTGCTGCTCGGCATGCGCCTCGAGGGCGTTCACTACCGTCGGGTCGAGACGCGGGCGCCGTTCGGGTTTCGCTTCGAAACGCCGTACGGGCGCGCGCAATTCCACTTCGTTGCCCATGGCACGGCACTGCTGCGCTACGCCGATGCAACGCTGCTTCCGCTTGGATGCGGTGACGCGATTTTCCTGCCGCGCGGCGGTGCGCATGATCTCGTCTCGGCGGCGGACGAGCCGAGTTGCGACGTCGAGAATTTCAAGACCGAGACGCTGTGCGGCAACGTCGACGTGACGTCGGCCTGCCCTGAAGGATGCCCGCAGGACGATCAGGTCCTGGTCTTCAGCGCCTGCATGAATTTCGATCTTGGCGGCATGCGCCCGCTGATCGCCCTGATGCCGGAGGTGATGCGGGTCGACACGTTGCTGGCGCGCCAGCCGGAAATCGAACCGATGCTGAAGGCGATGGAGCGGGAGACCTGCACGCCCCGGGCCGGCTCCGTCGGCGTGATGGCGCGGCTCGCCGATGTGCTCGCCGCGTCGATCGTGCGTGGCTGGGTCGAATGCGGCGGCGACAACGCCATGGGCTGGTTCGAGGCCTTGCGCGATCCGCGTCTTGGCCGCGCGATCGGCGCGCTGCATCGCGCGCCCGGCCGCAACTGGACGGTCGCCGAATTGGCGGCGGAGGCGGGTTGCTCGCGCTCGCTGTTCGCCGAGCGCTTCCAGTCGATGACCGGGCAATCGCCGCTGCGCTACCTTGCCGAACTGCGCATGCGGCTCGCGACACAGTGGATCGAGCATGAGCGCCAGCCGATCGATGTGATCGCCCAACGGCTCGGCTATGCATCGCAGGCGGCGTTCAGCCGCGCGTTCAAGCGCATCACCGGGCAATCGCCGGGGATGGTGCGGCATGCCGGCGGAAGCCGCCGCGCGGCGGAATAGCGATCGAACCGATTTGTGCACGGCTGTCATGCCACGCTTCAGGCGGGGCATCCAGTACGCCGCGGCCTCTCCGCTCAAGCGCTGACGTCTCTGGAATACTGGGTCGTCCGGTCAAGCCGGACGACGACAGATCGGGTTAGCCTCAGATATTCGCCGCGAGGTCGGTCAGTTCGTCGAACAGGATACCGGTGGTGGCCAGCATCCGCTCGATCTCGTCGGTGGCATCGCTGACCGAGCGGTTCGAGGTGTCGATGGTCAGTTCGTTGCCGGTCGGCGGCTGGTAGTCATTGGTGATGCCGGTAAATGACGGCAATCCGCCGGAGCGCGCCTTGGCGTAGTGGCCCTTGGGGTCGCGGGTCTCGCAGACCTCGGCAGGCGTCGCGACATAGATCTCGCGGAACGCGCTGTCGGCGATGCGGCGCGCCGCCGCGCGGTCGGCGGTCGACGGCGAGACCGCGGCGACGATCGCGATATGGCCGTTGCGCGCCAGATGGGTCGCGACCTCGGCGAGGCGGCGGATGTTCTCGGATCGATCCTGCGGCGAGAAGCCGAGATCACTGTTCAGTCCGGCGCGGAAGGTGTCGCCATCGAGCAGGATCGGCGAGCCGCCATTGCCGAACAGGCGCCGCTCCAGCGCCCGCGCCAAGGTCGACTTGCCCGAGCCGGGCAGGCCGGTCAGCCAGACCACCGCGCCATTATGATGGTAGCGCGCCGAACGCTCGTCCGGCCGCAGCGCGGATTCCACCGGCACGATGTCGATCGGCACCGCAGGCCGGCCGGCGTCGACCGACAGCACGAGGCCGCCGCCGGCGATGCGCCCGTTGACCTCGATCACCAGGCGGCCGGTGCGCGGATTTTCGGTGTAGGGATCGGTCGCAACCGGCTGCGCCAGCGAGATGTCGATCTCGCCGACATGGTTGCGCGCGATCGCGGTGTTCTCTTCGTTGGACAGCGCGCCGGGATCGATCGCCTTTTCGATCGCGACCACGGTGGCGCGGCTTTCCTTGGTGCCGAGCCGGATCAGGATCTGCTCGCCCTTGGTCAGCGGCTTGTCGTGCAGCCAGAAGATCCGCGCGCGGATGCGGCGGGTGTCGCGCGGGCTCTGCCCGGAATGTCCGATGATGTCGCCGCGTTCGAGGAACAGCTCGCGGTCGAGCGTGATGCCGACCGAGCGCCCGGCGCCCTGCGGGCCGTTGACCGGCGTTACCGGCCAGCTCTCGACCGTCTTGATCTTGGCGATCTTGCCCGTCGGCATGATGACGATCTCGTCGCCGGCCTTCAGGCTGCCGGACTCGATGCGGCCCGCGATGATGCGGCGGTCGTCGAACTTGTAGATCGCCTGCACCGGCAGCCGCAGCGGCAGCTCCGCCAGCGGCCGTGCCGGTTCGAGCGCATCGAGCGCCTCGACCACGGTCGGCCCCTTGTACCATCCGATCCGCGGCGTGTGTTCGGCAACGCCGTCACCGTCGCGCGCGGAGATCGGGACCACGGCGGTCGGCGTCACGCCGAGACCGATCAGATGCGCCGAAATCTCCTCGCTGATCTCCTTGAAACGGTCGGCACTGAAATCCACCCGGTCCATCTTGTTGACGACGACCGCGACCTGCTTCACGCCGAGCAGATGCAGCAGATAGCCGTGCCGCCGCGTCTGCGAGCGGACGCCTTCGAGCGCGTCGATGATCAGCACCGCGCCGTCGGCCTGCGAGGCGCCGGTGATCATGTTGCGCAAGAACTCGGCGTGGCCGGGCGCGTCGATCAGCACGACGTCGCGCGAGCGGGTGCGGAAGCGGATCTGGGTGGTGTCGATGGTGATGCCCTGGTCGCGCTCGGTCTGCAGCGCGTCGAGCAGGAACGACCATTCGAACGGCATGCCGCGCCGCGCGCTGACCGCCTTCAGCATTTCCAGCTTGCCGTCCGGCAGGCTGCCGGTCTCATGCAGCAGGCGGCCCACCAAGGTGGATTTGCCGTGGTCGACATGGCCGACGATGACGATGCGCACCTGGGGACGCGTGGTGCCGTTGGGGGTCGCCGAGATCGAGGCGGTCGGAAGGATCATGTTCATCAGAGCACTCACGCCAGACTGGGATCAGAGATAGCCGGCGACACGCAGTCGCTCGAACGCATCCTCGGTTTCGTGATCGAGCGCGCGGCCGGCGCGCTCCGGGATCCTGGTGTTCTCGAGTTCAGCCAGGATTTCATCGATGCTGGATGCGGTCGACGCCACCGGGTTGGTGATGTCCTGATCCCCCAGCGAGCGATAGCGCTTGCCGTCCTTGGCGAGATAGAGCGGGATGATCGGAATGCCTTCGCGCTTGGTGTAGGCCCAGATGTCGGCCTCGGTCCAATGCAGGATCGGATGGATGCGAAGATGCGCGCCTTGCGGCGGCGAGGCGTTGAAGTGGTCCCAGAATTCCGGCGGCTGGTCGCGCACGTCCCATTCGCCTTCGAGGCCGCGCGGCGAGAACACGCGCTCCTTGGCGCGGGTTGCCTCCTCGTCGCGGCGGATGCCGGCGATCAAGCCGTCAAAGCCGTATTTGTTGAGCGCGAGCTTCAGCCCCTCGGTCTTGCGCGCGGCGGAACGGGCGGCCGGCGGCAGGGTCGGGTCGACGCTGTCGATCGGCGGGCAGGGGTCTACGCGCAGGTCGAGATCCCATTCCTTTCCGAAGCGATCGCGGAACGCATACATCTCCGGAAACTTCTTGCCGGTGTCGACGTGCAGGGCCGGGAACGGGACCCGGCCAAAGAACGCCTTGCGCGCCAGCCAGATCATCACGTTGGAGTCTTTGCCGAGCGACCACAGCAGCGCGAGCTTCTTCAGCCGGGCGAACGCTTCGCGCAAAATGTAGATGCTCTGGGCCTCCAGCTCATCGAGATGATCCATGGTCGGGGGGGCCTGTTGGGCCGAAATTCCCGGCACGGAAGATGCTTTACCAAGGGCTGCGGCACGCGTTCCGGCAGCGGCGGATTCGTTGTCGAGAAGATGCATCTCTTGGCCTTGGCCTGTGGAGTTGAAAATTCTAAAGTTGCGCTGCAATAGAGAAGAAATAATTTTCTCTTTGCTGGGCTTGATCGAGAGATAAATAGAAAATAATTTCAGTCAACCCCCAAATTGGGGAAGCGAGTGTCTGATGCGATATCTGCCGGTGTTTCTGGATCTGCAAAGCGGCAAGGTGCTGCTCGTTGGAGCGGGCGAGCTCGTGCGCGCCAAGTTGCGGCTGCTCGCAGCCGCCGGCGCCGCAGTGCGCTGGTACGCGACCGACGGCGATCATGAGCTCGCGGGTATCGCGGCGGAGGACGCCGCGCGCATCGAGCGCGCCGAAGGCGATCCGCTCGCTGCCGATCTCTCGGACGTCATTGCCGTGCTCTGCGCCGGCGCAGGTGACATTGGTGTTGCGATGTCGGTGCGCGCCAAGGCGATTGGCCTGCCGGTCAACGTGATGGACGACCTCGTGCACTCCACCTTCATCATGCCGGCGATCGTCGATCGCGGCGATGTCGTGGTCGCGGTCGGAACCGGCGGCACGTCGCCGGTGGTGGCGCGGCGCATCCGCGAGAAGATCGAGGCGGTGCTGCCGGCGCGGATCGGCGATCTCGCCGGCTTCATCGGCCGCGTCCGCAAATCAATGCATGCCCGCATCGAAGAGTTTCCGCTGCGCCGCCGCTTCTGGGAACGCATCGTCGATGGTCCGATCGGTGCGCTGGTGCTGGCCGGCCGCCACGACGAGGCCGAGCACGCGCTGAACGCGATCAGCGATCCCGCCGCATTCGCCGGCGCTGATCGTGAAGGCAAGGCTGTTGGTCATGTGACGCTGGTCGGCGCCGGTCCCGGCGATCCGGATCTGCTCACCGTGAAAGCGCTGCGCGCGCTGCAGGATGCCGACGTCGTGTTCTATGACGAATTGGTGTCGCCTGAAATTCTCGACCGCATCCGGCGCGATGCCGCGCGGGTTCCGGTCGGCCGCCGCGTCGGCAGGCCCGGCATCGGGCAGGACGCCATCAACCGCCTGATGATCGAGGCTGCGCAGGCGGGCCAGCGCGCGGTGCGGCTGAAGGGTGGCGATCCCTTCATCTTCGGCCGCGGTGGCGAGGAAATCGAGGCGCTGCGCGACGCCGGCGTCGCTTACTCCATCATTCCTGGTGTCTCCGCCGGTCTCGGCGCGGCGGCGCAATTCGAGGTGCCGCTGACCTTCCGGCACGAAGCGCTGCGCATCACCTTCCTCACCGCGCACAAGGCGCGCGATGCCGAGGTGGTCGACTGGTCGGTGCTGACAGACAAGAAGATGACCGTCGTCGTCTACATGGGCATGACCGCCGCGCCCGCGATCCGCGAAGGCATGCTTGCCGCGGGCCGCTCGCCGGAGACGCCGGTCGGCGTGTTCGCGCGCGTGACGCGACCGGACGCCAAGGCCGCGGTCGGCACGCTGGCGCGGCTGCCCGAACTGGTCAAACAGGTCGATGGCGGTCCAGCCGTTCTCATCATTGGCGACGTGGTCGCGCATTCCGCGCCGTGGAGCCGATCCAACGTCACCCAACTGTTCTCCAACCAGATGTTCTCCGAACTGCTGAAAGCTGCCGAATGACCTCTCCGCTCGAACAGAAGAAAATCAAGATCACAGGCCCCTCGGTGGTGACCGCCAACCGCACCTGGGACGGCGCCGTCGTGTACCGAACCGCCAAGCAAGGCTGGTCCACCGAACTCGCCGATTCCGCCGTCGTCAGCACCTCTGACGATGCCCGCGCGCTGCTGGCCGAAGCCACCGCCGACGACGTCGGCGCGGTCGGCCCCTATATCGCGCCGGTCGAGCTCAAGGACGGCGGCAAGGTCAAGCCGGGCAATCTCCGCGAACACATCCGCGCCAAGGGCGTCACCATCGATCTCCAGGTCCCCGCGTAAGGCGCGCCGGCGTAAGGCTCATCGAACATGTATGCTTATGACGAACTCGACCGCACGCTGATCAACGAGCGTGTTTCGGAATTCCGCGATCAGGTGAAGCGCCGCCTCTCCGGCGAGCTCACCGAGGACGAATTCAAGATCCTGCGCCTGCAGAACGGCGTGTATTTGCAGCTGCACGCCTACATGTTCCGCGTCGCGATCCCCTACGGCACGCTGTCGTCGAAGCAGCTGCGCCGGCTCGCCCACGTCGCGCGCCGCTACGACCGGGGCTATGGCCACTTCACCACCCGGCAGAACATCCAGTTCAACTGGATCAAGCTCGCCGAGCTGCCGGATGCGCTGGCCGATCTCGCCGAGGTCGGCATCCACGCGATGCAGACCTCCGGCAACAACATGCGCAACGTCACCTCGGACCAGTGGGCCGGCGTTGCGCCCGGCGAGATCGAGGATCCCCGGATCTGGTCGGAGCTGATCCGCCAGCACACCACGCTGCATCCGGAATTCTCGTTCCTGCCGCGCAAATTCAAGATCGCGATTACCGCCGCCGAGCACGATCGCGCGGCGATCAAGATCCACGACATCGGGCTGCGCCTGCACAAGAACGCCGACGGCGAGACCGGCTTCGAGGTGCTGGTCGGCGGCGGCCTCGGCCGCACGCCGTTCATCGCCAAGACCATCAAGCCATTCGTCCCCGGCCGCGATATCCTGAGCTATATCGAGGCGATCTTGCGGGTCTACAACCAGTACGGCCGCCGCGACAATATCTACAAGGCGCGCATCAAGATCCTGGTGCACGAGCTCGGCATCGAGAAGTTCGCCAAGGAAGTTGACGAGGAGTGGAAGGCGATGGGCGATGTCGGGCTGACGCTCGATCACACCGCCATCGAGGAGGTCCGCTCGCGCTTCTCCTATCCGGCCTACGAGAAGCTGCCGCACATGCCGGACGAGCTGAAGCAGGCCGCGCATGACAAGCTGTTCGAGCGCTGGCGCAAGAACTCGGTGTCGGCGCACAAGGTGCAGGGCTACTCGATCGTGACGCTGTCGCTGAAGCCGGTCGGTGGTCCGCCCGGCGATGCCACCGCCGAGCAGATGGACGCGGTCGCCGACCTCGCCGACAAATATTCATTTGGCGAGATCCGCGTCGGCCACGAGCAGAACCTGGCGCTGCCGCACGTCGCCAAGCGCGATCTGCCGCTTCTGTTCAAGGCGCTCGACCGCCTCGGCCTCGCGACGCCGAATGTCAATCTGGTGACCGATATCATCGCCTGCCCGGGTCTGGACTACTGCTCGCTGGCCAATGCGCGCTCGATCCCGATCGCGCAGGAGCTGACGCGGCGCTTCGCCAACCACGACACCGCCGACCTGATCGGCCGGCTGCACATCAACATCTCCGGCTGCATCAATGCCTGCGGCCATCACCATGTCGGCCACATCGGTATTCTCGGCGTCGAGAAGAACGGTGAGGAGTTCTACCAGATCACGATCGGCGGCCGCGCCGACGAGAACGCGCAGTTGGGCACCCTGATCGGCCCGGCCGTTCCCTATGCGGAAGTCGCCGACGTGATCGAAGACATTGTCGAAGCCTATCTCGCGCTGCGCGACCGTCCCGAGGAATTGTTCGTCGATACGGTGAAGCGTCTGGGCGTCGAACCTATCAGGGAGCGCGTCTATGCCACTCGTTAAGCAGGGAAGAATCACCACCGATCTGTTCGTGCATGTCGCCGACGGCGCCGAGCTGCCCGGCGACGGCGCGGTGCTGGTGAGCGCCGAGCGCTTTCTCGCCGATCCGCAGGCGCTGCTGCGCCGTCCCGGCAAGCTGGGGGTGATCTGGCCGAACAACCGCAACCTCGATGACCTCGTGCCGCATCTCGATCGGCTCGCCTCGGTCGCGCTGGTGTTCCCGACCTTCCGCGACGGCCGCGCCTACAGCCAGGCGCGCCTGCTGCGCGAGCGCTACGGCTATGATGGCGAGCTGCGCGCCACCGGGCAGATCCTGCGCGACCAGTTCGTGTTCATGACCCGCGCCGGCTTCGATGCCTTCGAGGTGAAGAAGGATGCCGACGCCGACGCGTTCGCCCAGACCATGAAGCGCTATTCGGTGTTCTACCAACCGACCGGCGACGGCCGCGTCACCGCACTGAACCGCCGCATGCAGCTGCGTCATTCGGAGAGCGCCGGCCAGTGAGCACGCTTGCACCAGAGCTCACTGCGGCGCCGCCCGCATTGCCCGCGGCCGATGCGCTCGATCGCGCGCTGCGCACGGCATCGCCCGCCGAGGTGATCGCCGCCGCGCTGAAGACGGTCGGCCGCGAGAGGCTGGCGCTGGTGTCGTCGTTCGGCACCGAGTCGGCCGCGCTGCTCAAGGTGATGGCGGATGTCGATCCGGCGATCCCGGTGGTGTTCCTCGACACCGGCTGGTTGTTCGAGGAGACGCTGGCCTATCGCGACACGCTGATCAAGACGCTCGGCCTCACCGATGTGCGCTCGATCAAGCCCGACGAAGAGGCGCTGTCGCGTCTCGATCCGGACCGGGAGTTGTGGTTCAGCGATCCCGACGCCTGCTGCCGCATCCGCAAGGTGGAGCCGTTGGCGCGTGCGCTGAAGCCGTTCGCCGGCTGGATCAACGGCCGCAAGCGGTTCCAGGGCGGCGCCCGCGCCGAAATCCCTGTCGTTGAGGACGATGGCGTCAGGCTGAAATTCAATCCATTCGCCAATGTCTCGCGCGAGGAGATCGAGGCGATCTACACGCTCGGCAAGCTGCCGCCGCATCCACTTGTCGCATCGGGTTATCAGTCGGTCGGGTGTATGCCTTGCTCGAGCCGGGCTGCAGCCGGCGAGGATGCCCGCGATGGCCGCTGGCGCGGCCGGGCGAAGACGGAATGCGGCATCCACACAACCAAGATGTCGTAAGCATGATCCGGAAAAGTGCGCAGCGG
This Bradyrhizobium sp. CCBAU 53421 DNA region includes the following protein-coding sequences:
- the cysG gene encoding siroheme synthase CysG, with amino-acid sequence MRYLPVFLDLQSGKVLLVGAGELVRAKLRLLAAAGAAVRWYATDGDHELAGIAAEDAARIERAEGDPLAADLSDVIAVLCAGAGDIGVAMSVRAKAIGLPVNVMDDLVHSTFIMPAIVDRGDVVVAVGTGGTSPVVARRIREKIEAVLPARIGDLAGFIGRVRKSMHARIEEFPLRRRFWERIVDGPIGALVLAGRHDEAEHALNAISDPAAFAGADREGKAVGHVTLVGAGPGDPDLLTVKALRALQDADVVFYDELVSPEILDRIRRDAARVPVGRRVGRPGIGQDAINRLMIEAAQAGQRAVRLKGGDPFIFGRGGEEIEALRDAGVAYSIIPGVSAGLGAAAQFEVPLTFRHEALRITFLTAHKARDAEVVDWSVLTDKKMTVVVYMGMTAAPAIREGMLAAGRSPETPVGVFARVTRPDAKAAVGTLARLPELVKQVDGGPAVLIIGDVVAHSAPWSRSNVTQLFSNQMFSELLKAAE
- the cysC gene encoding adenylyl-sulfate kinase, which gives rise to MNMILPTASISATPNGTTRPQVRIVIVGHVDHGKSTLVGRLLHETGSLPDGKLEMLKAVSARRGMPFEWSFLLDALQTERDQGITIDTTQIRFRTRSRDVVLIDAPGHAEFLRNMITGASQADGAVLIIDALEGVRSQTRRHGYLLHLLGVKQVAVVVNKMDRVDFSADRFKEISEEISAHLIGLGVTPTAVVPISARDGDGVAEHTPRIGWYKGPTVVEALDALEPARPLAELPLRLPVQAIYKFDDRRIIAGRIESGSLKAGDEIVIMPTGKIAKIKTVESWPVTPVNGPQGAGRSVGITLDRELFLERGDIIGHSGQSPRDTRRIRARIFWLHDKPLTKGEQILIRLGTKESRATVVAIEKAIDPGALSNEENTAIARNHVGEIDISLAQPVATDPYTENPRTGRLVIEVNGRIAGGGLVLSVDAGRPAVPIDIVPVESALRPDERSARYHHNGAVVWLTGLPGSGKSTLARALERRLFGNGGSPILLDGDTFRAGLNSDLGFSPQDRSENIRRLAEVATHLARNGHIAIVAAVSPSTADRAAARRIADSAFREIYVATPAEVCETRDPKGHYAKARSGGLPSFTGITNDYQPPTGNELTIDTSNRSVSDATDEIERMLATTGILFDELTDLAANI
- a CDS encoding DUF934 domain-containing protein, which codes for MPLVKQGRITTDLFVHVADGAELPGDGAVLVSAERFLADPQALLRRPGKLGVIWPNNRNLDDLVPHLDRLASVALVFPTFRDGRAYSQARLLRERYGYDGELRATGQILRDQFVFMTRAGFDAFEVKKDADADAFAQTMKRYSVFYQPTGDGRVTALNRRMQLRHSESAGQ
- a CDS encoding MFS transporter, whose product is MDQELDPALAQADAVALVPGDIALRVGDTPASPEKPAWGAVVAMMLGVTALLTAEFLPSGVLTPMARDLGVSPGLAGQAVTATSLAGLVGALFTPRLTRSFNRKPVLLSFSILLVISNLLVALAPSITFLLAARIVLGLAIGGFWAMAAATTIRLVPPSLVARALSIVMSGIPAAMIIAVPLGSYLGEVASWRIVFLLATALGAAVFVVQALALPRLAPKGEAGLDTLIDILTRPGIGAGILAATLVFTGHFGYFGYIRPFLESVTGLGAAGVAATLLAFGVANYIGSFASGLMAERKLKLTLIAMPLAISVLGLLLSVYGKDVIPALALVALWGFAFSGVPVATTTWITRMVPDETESGTGLTVASIFLGITMGAAGGGVVLDLMGAPAVFVAGAVPLVLAALLIATKVRTRTS
- the cysD gene encoding sulfate adenylyltransferase subunit CysD, producing MDHLDELEAQSIYILREAFARLKKLALLWSLGKDSNVMIWLARKAFFGRVPFPALHVDTGKKFPEMYAFRDRFGKEWDLDLRVDPCPPIDSVDPTLPPAARSAARKTEGLKLALNKYGFDGLIAGIRRDEEATRAKERVFSPRGLEGEWDVRDQPPEFWDHFNASPPQGAHLRIHPILHWTEADIWAYTKREGIPIIPLYLAKDGKRYRSLGDQDITNPVASTASSIDEILAELENTRIPERAGRALDHETEDAFERLRVAGYL
- a CDS encoding DUF2849 domain-containing protein, which gives rise to MTSPLEQKKIKITGPSVVTANRTWDGAVVYRTAKQGWSTELADSAVVSTSDDARALLAEATADDVGAVGPYIAPVELKDGGKVKPGNLREHIRAKGVTIDLQVPA
- a CDS encoding phosphoadenylyl-sulfate reductase produces the protein MSTLAPELTAAPPALPAADALDRALRTASPAEVIAAALKTVGRERLALVSSFGTESAALLKVMADVDPAIPVVFLDTGWLFEETLAYRDTLIKTLGLTDVRSIKPDEEALSRLDPDRELWFSDPDACCRIRKVEPLARALKPFAGWINGRKRFQGGARAEIPVVEDDGVRLKFNPFANVSREEIEAIYTLGKLPPHPLVASGYQSVGCMPCSSRAAAGEDARDGRWRGRAKTECGIHTTKMS
- a CDS encoding AraC family transcriptional regulator; its protein translation is MFDRSSRSSAADTPDAAVDLVSELLLGMRLEGVHYRRVETRAPFGFRFETPYGRAQFHFVAHGTALLRYADATLLPLGCGDAIFLPRGGAHDLVSAADEPSCDVENFKTETLCGNVDVTSACPEGCPQDDQVLVFSACMNFDLGGMRPLIALMPEVMRVDTLLARQPEIEPMLKAMERETCTPRAGSVGVMARLADVLAASIVRGWVECGGDNAMGWFEALRDPRLGRAIGALHRAPGRNWTVAELAAEAGCSRSLFAERFQSMTGQSPLRYLAELRMRLATQWIEHERQPIDVIAQRLGYASQAAFSRAFKRITGQSPGMVRHAGGSRRAAE
- a CDS encoding nitrite/sulfite reductase — protein: MYAYDELDRTLINERVSEFRDQVKRRLSGELTEDEFKILRLQNGVYLQLHAYMFRVAIPYGTLSSKQLRRLAHVARRYDRGYGHFTTRQNIQFNWIKLAELPDALADLAEVGIHAMQTSGNNMRNVTSDQWAGVAPGEIEDPRIWSELIRQHTTLHPEFSFLPRKFKIAITAAEHDRAAIKIHDIGLRLHKNADGETGFEVLVGGGLGRTPFIAKTIKPFVPGRDILSYIEAILRVYNQYGRRDNIYKARIKILVHELGIEKFAKEVDEEWKAMGDVGLTLDHTAIEEVRSRFSYPAYEKLPHMPDELKQAAHDKLFERWRKNSVSAHKVQGYSIVTLSLKPVGGPPGDATAEQMDAVADLADKYSFGEIRVGHEQNLALPHVAKRDLPLLFKALDRLGLATPNVNLVTDIIACPGLDYCSLANARSIPIAQELTRRFANHDTADLIGRLHINISGCINACGHHHVGHIGILGVEKNGEEFYQITIGGRADENAQLGTLIGPAVPYAEVADVIEDIVEAYLALRDRPEELFVDTVKRLGVEPIRERVYATR